Proteins encoded together in one Planctomyces sp. SH-PL14 window:
- a CDS encoding DUF1549 and DUF1553 domain-containing protein → MPGAPLIAALLVGFVATCLPSVSCADDVAVPAGASADAEAIRTVDFERHVEPILGRLGCRAGACHGSFQGKGGFRLSLFGQSPTADHAAMAGDRGSKRVIVETPLESLILAKPSGRIEHEGGLRLPADSFEYEVLRRWIAAGAVHVSGRGELRELRLEPAVNGPLKRGESFGLRVMASFLDGETEEVTRFSEFRSRDETVATVDGRGTVNVVGHGGTSVQATYGGRFAHRSVSVPWPTAQPLPPRAKPANLIDVEIDRRLDELGLAASPPASDDEFLRRATIDLLGTLPAPADVRAFLADPSPLKRSAAIDRLLADPRRAVVWASKMCDVTGCNVDTMEEPAALRPKRARMWHDWFRRRFADNVSYDELVRGVLCATSRGGVPIGDWVEQEAARQAAAESKFESDYAERDSLDLYWRRLRAEGTFSVEDHAELAASAFLGLRLHCARCHHHPYDRWSQRDFAGFAQTFSRIQFGSSTELRTEVMRQLDRRRQARAAGESLPPLVRVQEVYVAATPWQLVDAAAQADAPPQAPGGPLLAESADPREDLWRWLVRPDNPLFARSFVNRVWAKYFGTGLVEPVDDLSASNPATHPELFDRLATEFVRSGFDVAALERLILSSNAYQRSSRAVDPSRPAGPWLAHAPVRSLPAETLLDALNAALETTEDFGAEVPPGSTAHEVAPNRLADARSQALFTLLGRGDRRSLCECDRESGPSIRRSIYLLSDERVLTKIREGRLARLLSASRSDDEILDEMFLATLSRQPNSGELSFLRSELAAAADRREALVDIVWSLLNTREFSTNH, encoded by the coding sequence ATGCCCGGCGCTCCCCTCATTGCGGCTCTGCTCGTCGGGTTCGTCGCGACGTGCCTGCCGTCGGTCAGTTGCGCTGATGACGTTGCCGTGCCAGCGGGCGCGTCCGCCGACGCGGAGGCGATCCGGACCGTCGACTTTGAGCGGCACGTCGAGCCGATCCTGGGACGGCTCGGCTGCCGCGCGGGAGCGTGCCACGGCTCGTTCCAGGGGAAAGGCGGCTTTCGACTGAGCCTCTTCGGCCAGTCCCCGACGGCGGACCACGCCGCGATGGCGGGGGACCGCGGCTCGAAGCGGGTGATCGTCGAGACGCCGCTGGAGAGCCTGATCCTGGCCAAGCCTTCGGGGCGAATCGAGCACGAGGGGGGGCTGCGGCTCCCCGCGGACTCCTTTGAATATGAAGTGCTGCGGCGATGGATCGCGGCTGGAGCGGTCCATGTCTCGGGACGAGGCGAACTCCGCGAGCTTCGGCTGGAACCGGCGGTGAATGGGCCCCTGAAACGGGGAGAGTCCTTCGGCCTCCGAGTTATGGCCAGCTTCCTCGACGGCGAGACCGAAGAGGTCACCCGCTTCAGCGAGTTCCGCAGCCGGGACGAGACCGTGGCCACGGTCGACGGACGCGGGACCGTGAACGTTGTCGGACACGGCGGGACGTCGGTGCAGGCGACCTATGGAGGCCGGTTCGCCCACCGGTCGGTCAGCGTCCCCTGGCCGACCGCTCAGCCGCTCCCGCCGCGCGCCAAACCGGCCAACCTGATCGACGTCGAGATCGACCGCCGGCTCGATGAACTGGGACTGGCGGCGAGTCCCCCCGCCTCCGACGATGAGTTCCTGCGGCGGGCGACGATCGACCTCCTGGGGACGCTCCCCGCTCCCGCGGACGTGCGGGCGTTCCTCGCCGATCCGAGTCCGCTCAAGCGGTCGGCGGCGATCGACCGGCTCCTGGCCGATCCGCGCCGCGCGGTCGTATGGGCGTCGAAGATGTGCGACGTCACGGGCTGCAACGTCGATACGATGGAGGAACCCGCCGCGCTCCGCCCCAAGCGGGCCCGGATGTGGCACGACTGGTTCCGCCGCCGGTTCGCTGACAATGTCTCGTATGACGAACTCGTTCGCGGCGTGCTCTGTGCGACGAGCCGCGGCGGAGTGCCGATCGGAGACTGGGTCGAGCAGGAGGCAGCGCGGCAGGCGGCCGCGGAATCGAAGTTTGAATCGGACTACGCCGAGCGCGATTCGCTCGATCTCTACTGGCGGCGGCTCCGCGCCGAGGGGACCTTCTCGGTCGAGGACCACGCCGAACTGGCGGCGTCGGCGTTCCTCGGCCTGCGGCTGCACTGCGCCCGCTGCCACCATCACCCGTACGACCGCTGGTCGCAGCGGGACTTCGCCGGGTTCGCCCAGACGTTCTCCCGCATCCAGTTCGGCAGCTCGACGGAGCTCCGGACCGAAGTGATGCGGCAGCTCGACCGCCGCCGCCAGGCCCGCGCGGCGGGGGAATCGCTCCCGCCGCTCGTGCGGGTCCAGGAGGTCTATGTCGCGGCCACCCCCTGGCAGCTCGTCGACGCCGCGGCCCAGGCGGATGCACCGCCGCAGGCTCCCGGAGGTCCGCTCCTGGCGGAGTCCGCGGATCCGCGGGAGGACCTCTGGCGGTGGCTCGTCCGCCCGGACAATCCGCTCTTCGCCCGGAGCTTTGTGAACCGGGTCTGGGCGAAATACTTCGGGACGGGCCTCGTCGAACCGGTCGACGACCTGTCCGCTTCGAACCCCGCCACGCACCCCGAGCTGTTCGACCGGCTGGCGACGGAGTTCGTTCGATCCGGCTTCGACGTTGCGGCGCTGGAGCGGCTGATCCTCTCGTCCAACGCCTACCAGCGCTCGTCGCGGGCCGTGGACCCGTCGCGGCCGGCCGGTCCCTGGCTTGCTCACGCGCCCGTTCGATCGCTCCCGGCCGAGACGCTCCTCGACGCGCTGAACGCCGCGCTGGAGACCACGGAAGACTTCGGTGCCGAAGTGCCGCCGGGGAGCACGGCCCACGAGGTCGCGCCGAACCGGCTGGCCGACGCGCGGAGCCAGGCGCTGTTCACGCTGCTGGGACGCGGCGACCGCCGTTCGCTCTGCGAGTGCGACCGGGAGAGCGGCCCCTCGATCCGGCGGTCGATTTACCTCCTCAGCGACGAACGGGTCCTGACGAAGATCCGCGAGGGACGTCTCGCTCGGCTCCTCAGCGCCAGCCGCTCCGACGACGAGATTCTTGACGAAATGTTCCTGGCGACACTGTCGCGGCAGCCCAACTCCGGCGAGCTCTCGTTCCTGCGGAGCGAACTGGCCGCGGCGGCGGACCGCCGGGAGGCGCTGGTCGACATCGTCTGGTCGCTCCTCAACACCCGCGAGTTTTCCACGAATCATTGA
- a CDS encoding DUF1501 domain-containing protein, protein MSGTFGLWSPGELRPSRRSFLRIGAAGLAGLTLGEALRAEDKPATASPPARNVIMLFLTGGPTTIDMWDMKPEAPASIRGEFRPIDTSVSGLQICEHMPQLAKAMHLATLVRSVTHTIAEHTQGQRYLMTGNAPSPAVESASLGSLASHLIRDRKGIPPYATLGDVPAANSGDLGAAFNPFAIPSLERIIRGKDKEDEAGGAEKGGSDRIGLPEGVTREDFFRRLKIRDRLDQRMAGGAAADLAGQLDRFHAEAVEILRSDAINGALQIGQEGAAVRERYGESDLGRRMLAARRLVEAGARFVTIGFGDWDTHLNNFSRMQQSLLPQLDRALASLLTDLEERGLLKETVVYCTGEFGRTPAVNGNAGRDHWARTMTALVAGGGFRRGIAYGATDREGVEPTSGPCSPDDLSATIFRQLSFGPAHLATTRTGRPIRIFPAGTPVEGLIEAGV, encoded by the coding sequence ATGTCTGGAACCTTCGGCCTGTGGTCTCCCGGAGAGCTGCGTCCTTCCCGGCGGAGCTTCCTCCGCATCGGCGCCGCTGGACTGGCGGGGCTGACGCTCGGCGAGGCGCTCCGGGCGGAAGACAAACCGGCGACCGCATCTCCGCCGGCCCGCAACGTGATCATGCTCTTCCTGACCGGCGGGCCAACCACAATCGACATGTGGGACATGAAGCCCGAGGCTCCTGCGTCGATCCGCGGGGAGTTCCGGCCGATCGACACCTCGGTCAGCGGGCTCCAGATCTGCGAACACATGCCGCAGCTGGCGAAGGCGATGCACCTGGCGACCCTGGTCCGCTCCGTGACCCATACGATCGCGGAGCATACGCAGGGGCAGCGGTACCTTATGACAGGGAATGCTCCTTCGCCGGCGGTCGAGTCCGCTTCGCTCGGCTCGCTGGCAAGCCACCTCATCCGGGACCGGAAGGGAATCCCGCCGTATGCGACGCTGGGGGATGTACCGGCTGCCAACTCCGGCGATCTCGGAGCCGCGTTCAATCCGTTTGCGATCCCGTCGCTGGAGCGGATCATTCGAGGAAAGGACAAGGAGGACGAGGCCGGCGGGGCGGAAAAAGGGGGGAGCGACCGGATCGGTCTGCCGGAGGGGGTGACGCGGGAGGATTTCTTCCGGAGGCTCAAGATTCGCGATCGGCTCGATCAGCGGATGGCGGGAGGGGCGGCGGCGGACCTGGCCGGACAGCTCGACCGGTTCCATGCGGAGGCCGTCGAGATCCTGCGGTCGGACGCGATCAACGGGGCGTTGCAGATCGGCCAGGAGGGGGCTGCCGTTCGGGAGCGGTATGGGGAGTCGGACCTGGGGCGGCGGATGCTGGCGGCGCGGCGGCTGGTGGAGGCGGGGGCACGCTTTGTCACGATCGGATTTGGAGACTGGGACACGCACCTCAACAACTTTTCGCGGATGCAGCAGTCGCTGCTTCCACAACTGGACCGGGCGCTGGCGTCGCTGCTGACCGATCTGGAGGAGCGGGGGCTGCTGAAGGAGACGGTTGTCTACTGCACGGGGGAGTTCGGGCGGACTCCGGCGGTGAATGGCAATGCGGGGCGGGACCATTGGGCACGGACGATGACGGCCCTGGTTGCCGGCGGCGGGTTCCGGCGGGGGATTGCCTACGGCGCGACCGATCGGGAGGGGGTAGAGCCGACGAGCGGTCCCTGTTCCCCAGATGACTTGAGCGCGACGATCTTCCGGCAGCTCAGTTTTGGTCCGGCGCATCTGGCGACGACTCGGACAGGTCGGCCGATCCGGATCTTCCCGGCGGGAACGCCAGTGGAGGGTTTGATTGAGGCTGGTGTCTGA
- a CDS encoding tetratricopeptide repeat protein: protein MTAFRVLIAVGLGFFAACGILADEPAPLGPIRDHLQHGRYEQANEAIERLIAVDPAAADRDEIVEIRTRLLVQQDRVDQAQLLLKTAVERSPKEVPLLARLAEVQFSAGQFSEAGRSVDAALELNPEDRRARLVRANLKLETGQVAEAIEEFRWFVTFYNRMQPEDPETLLLVGEGSLQYARLKSVSPIFNFVLNTLCPDILKADPLRWEASVLSGRLLLEKYNRSEARTEFEAALAINPHCAPALAGLAELALQDSNLEEAERQAQAALKVHPNLPEAIAVRCDVAFLNDQPEQARPLLEAGLRHNPSHQGLLARRSACDLLERERALPPIAEWKALLARAPDAARESSSPPAPFATTWRELLARNPCPAPYLSDLGEILEAERQFEHAEACYDAAVRLMPEFAASRCQLAMLYLRTGRTIEAGTLLDAAFKADPYHVRVSNLRKVVGVLKEYDTVSTDHFVIRVDRSQRVLGELAAEQLEAAYPELVRQYGYEPPLRTQFEIYAKAKGQSAHAWFSARMTGLPWIQTIGASTGRVVALASPLDSPEPFNWAVVLKHELVHVITLQATEFRIPHWLTEALAVKSEGVLIRDDWLPILAERYPDRLYRLDTINSGFQKPRQRQDWDLAYCQSRLYLAFLEKTYGADVVPRMLAAYRQGKSTGEVLRETLQTSPTRFESEFVRFVKETIDTEGASRETPRPTLAAAKAAFEESPEQANAQGAYAYALFVNKEAAEGLKRAELVLQKAPGEPWPALVVAIARLREKQPAEALEILKAASDTQPTNSHLLLLYGSLLHSEEKSEAATQVLERARTAFPKNRAVQEELAELYQEADRMTEAKSLWEELAASDYDDVEPRRTLAETAWREEDAEATARWAREALMIDVGSAGLHTLLARAESRRGRHRESARAWKSVLWLDPRHTEAPLESARELIAAGETGEAREVLKSLLKDQPRHKAASELLRQIDEGAAGDASRR, encoded by the coding sequence ATGACCGCTTTTCGAGTTCTCATTGCCGTCGGCCTGGGCTTCTTCGCCGCTTGCGGGATCCTGGCCGACGAGCCGGCTCCCCTCGGCCCGATCCGCGACCATCTTCAGCATGGACGCTACGAGCAGGCGAACGAGGCGATCGAGCGTCTCATTGCAGTAGACCCCGCTGCCGCCGACCGGGACGAGATCGTTGAGATCCGCACTCGCCTCCTTGTCCAGCAGGACCGCGTTGACCAGGCCCAGTTGCTCCTGAAGACCGCGGTCGAGCGTTCGCCAAAGGAGGTCCCGCTCCTCGCCCGCCTGGCCGAAGTTCAGTTCAGCGCCGGCCAGTTCTCTGAAGCGGGCCGTTCGGTCGACGCGGCGCTGGAACTCAACCCGGAGGACCGCCGCGCGCGGCTGGTCCGCGCGAACCTGAAGCTTGAAACGGGCCAGGTCGCCGAAGCGATCGAAGAGTTCCGCTGGTTCGTCACCTTCTACAACCGGATGCAGCCCGAGGATCCGGAGACACTCCTGCTCGTCGGCGAAGGATCGCTCCAGTACGCCCGCCTCAAGTCCGTCAGCCCGATCTTCAACTTCGTCCTCAACACGCTCTGCCCCGACATCCTCAAGGCCGACCCGCTGCGGTGGGAAGCCTCCGTCCTTTCCGGCCGACTGCTGTTGGAGAAATACAACCGGTCCGAAGCCAGAACGGAGTTCGAAGCGGCCCTGGCGATCAATCCCCACTGCGCCCCGGCCCTGGCGGGACTGGCCGAACTGGCTCTGCAGGACTCGAACCTCGAAGAGGCCGAGCGCCAGGCCCAGGCTGCCCTCAAGGTCCATCCGAACCTTCCGGAGGCGATCGCCGTGCGGTGCGACGTCGCTTTCCTCAACGACCAGCCGGAGCAGGCCCGGCCCCTGCTCGAAGCCGGCCTGCGGCACAATCCCTCGCATCAGGGACTCCTCGCCCGCCGGTCCGCCTGTGACCTGCTGGAGAGGGAGAGAGCGCTGCCGCCGATTGCCGAATGGAAGGCGCTCCTGGCCCGAGCCCCGGACGCGGCCCGGGAGTCTTCTTCACCCCCGGCCCCGTTCGCGACGACGTGGCGGGAGCTGCTCGCCCGCAATCCCTGCCCGGCTCCGTATCTCTCGGACCTCGGGGAGATCCTGGAAGCGGAGCGGCAGTTCGAGCATGCCGAGGCGTGTTACGACGCCGCAGTTCGCCTGATGCCGGAGTTCGCGGCGTCGCGTTGCCAGCTTGCCATGCTCTACCTGCGGACCGGGCGGACCATCGAGGCGGGCACGCTCCTCGACGCGGCGTTCAAGGCGGACCCGTATCATGTCCGCGTCAGCAACCTTCGTAAGGTCGTCGGCGTCCTCAAGGAGTATGACACGGTCTCGACGGACCATTTTGTGATCCGCGTCGATCGGTCGCAGCGGGTGCTCGGGGAGCTGGCGGCGGAGCAGCTCGAAGCGGCGTACCCGGAGCTCGTCCGGCAGTACGGCTACGAACCGCCGCTGCGGACGCAGTTCGAGATCTACGCCAAGGCCAAGGGGCAGTCCGCGCACGCGTGGTTCAGCGCCCGGATGACCGGCCTGCCGTGGATCCAGACGATCGGGGCCTCGACGGGCCGCGTTGTCGCGCTGGCCTCGCCGCTCGATTCTCCGGAGCCGTTCAACTGGGCGGTCGTCCTCAAGCATGAGCTCGTCCACGTCATCACGCTCCAGGCGACGGAGTTTCGGATCCCCCACTGGCTGACCGAAGCCCTGGCGGTGAAGTCGGAGGGGGTGCTGATCCGGGACGACTGGCTGCCGATCCTCGCCGAGCGGTACCCGGACCGGCTCTACCGCCTCGACACGATCAACAGCGGCTTCCAGAAGCCTCGCCAGCGGCAGGACTGGGACCTCGCCTACTGCCAGAGCCGACTGTACCTCGCGTTTCTGGAGAAGACCTACGGGGCGGATGTCGTTCCGCGAATGCTGGCTGCCTATCGCCAGGGGAAATCAACCGGCGAAGTGCTGCGGGAGACACTCCAGACGAGCCCCACGCGTTTTGAATCCGAATTCGTCCGGTTCGTGAAGGAGACGATCGATACCGAAGGGGCCAGCCGCGAGACCCCGCGCCCGACCCTCGCGGCCGCGAAAGCCGCCTTCGAAGAATCTCCGGAGCAAGCGAACGCGCAGGGGGCCTATGCCTACGCGCTGTTCGTCAACAAGGAGGCGGCGGAGGGGCTGAAGCGGGCCGAGCTCGTCCTGCAGAAGGCGCCGGGAGAACCGTGGCCGGCCCTCGTGGTGGCGATCGCGAGACTGCGGGAGAAGCAACCGGCCGAAGCTCTGGAAATCCTCAAAGCGGCAAGCGACACGCAGCCGACCAACTCCCACCTCCTGCTGCTCTACGGAAGCCTCCTGCACTCCGAGGAGAAGAGCGAGGCGGCCACCCAGGTTCTGGAGCGGGCCAGGACGGCGTTCCCGAAGAACCGGGCCGTGCAGGAGGAACTGGCTGAGCTCTATCAGGAAGCGGACCGCATGACCGAGGCGAAATCGCTCTGGGAGGAACTGGCGGCGAGTGACTACGACGACGTCGAACCGCGGAGGACGCTGGCGGAGACGGCGTGGCGGGAGGAGGACGCCGAAGCGACCGCCCGCTGGGCTCGCGAGGCGCTGATGATCGACGTCGGTAGCGCCGGACTGCATACGCTCCTGGCCCGCGCGGAGTCCCGCCGCGGCCGACATCGGGAGTCGGCCCGCGCGTGGAAGAGCGTTCTGTGGCTCGATCCGCGGCACACGGAGGCTCCGCTCGAATCCGCCAGGGAACTGATCGCCGCCGGAGAAACCGGCGAAGCGCGAGAGGTCCTCAAATCGCTCCTGAAAGACCAGCCGCGTCACAAGGCCGCGAGCGAGCTGCTCCGCCAGATCGACGAAGGGGCAGCGGGCGATGCCTCGCGACGCTGA
- a CDS encoding metalloprotease: MFPSSGSSDFDLRFNLFGIPVQVTPMFWLMAVILGLPYLQEAGPLALVTWVGVVFISILVHELGHALAARSVGHHPAIQLTYFGGLAYFQQFRLTPWRLVYISAAGPAAGYALYLLCYNLAIYGYIPVSMTVQQLVTVNFYWTIFNLLPVYPLDGGQILLGLTQALLPRFSPQITHGLGAIVAAIIAIFAFRSGDIFLVVMFAMFAMLNIQMLQSRRMW, from the coding sequence GTGTTTCCCTCCTCCGGCTCGTCCGACTTCGACCTGCGATTCAACCTGTTCGGGATCCCCGTGCAGGTCACCCCCATGTTCTGGCTCATGGCGGTCATCCTGGGGCTGCCCTATCTGCAGGAAGCGGGACCGCTGGCCCTCGTCACCTGGGTGGGGGTCGTGTTCATCTCGATCCTGGTTCACGAACTGGGACACGCGCTCGCGGCACGCAGCGTCGGACACCATCCCGCGATCCAGCTCACCTACTTCGGCGGGCTGGCCTACTTCCAGCAGTTCCGGCTGACGCCGTGGCGGCTGGTCTATATCTCGGCCGCCGGTCCCGCCGCCGGCTATGCGCTGTACCTGCTCTGCTACAACCTGGCGATCTACGGCTACATCCCCGTCAGCATGACCGTTCAGCAACTCGTGACGGTCAACTTCTACTGGACGATCTTCAACCTGCTCCCCGTCTACCCGCTCGACGGCGGCCAGATCCTGCTCGGCCTGACGCAGGCCCTGCTGCCGCGCTTCTCGCCACAGATCACGCACGGCCTGGGAGCGATTGTCGCCGCCATCATCGCGATCTTCGCCTTCCGTTCCGGCGACATTTTTCTGGTCGTCATGTTCGCGATGTTCGCCATGCTCAACATCCAGATGCTGCAGAGCCGGAGGATGTGGTGA
- the cutA gene encoding divalent-cation tolerance protein CutA, with protein sequence MSEPVPLAVIYSTFGSADDAQRVARTLVEERLIACANVVPGVTSIYRWKDEVHADAEVVLIAKTRADLVEPAMARLAAIHPYDVPCITSWPLSQCHPAYADWVRAETSC encoded by the coding sequence GTGAGCGAGCCGGTCCCTCTCGCCGTGATCTACTCCACGTTCGGTTCGGCCGACGACGCCCAGCGCGTTGCACGAACCCTCGTCGAGGAGCGGCTCATCGCCTGCGCGAACGTCGTGCCGGGAGTGACGTCGATCTACCGGTGGAAGGACGAAGTCCACGCCGACGCGGAAGTCGTCTTGATCGCCAAGACCCGGGCGGATCTCGTGGAGCCGGCGATGGCTCGCCTCGCAGCGATTCATCCGTATGACGTCCCGTGCATCACGTCGTGGCCGCTCTCGCAGTGCCACCCCGCTTACGCCGACTGGGTGCGGGCCGAGACCTCCTGCTGA
- a CDS encoding PaaI family thioesterase, whose amino-acid sequence MPDPNIPANPLIASIQGPPTTFLHLLGVEMSEGDLQPGNVTLRLTLRPEHCRTGGILHGGITATLLDSACGLAGASMLPETQDLVTGQLNINYVRTAKVGDTLFARGHVEHRGKRTMVCRGEIRTAEGQLVGLATATMFILDGPVQG is encoded by the coding sequence ATGCCCGATCCGAACATCCCCGCCAATCCCCTGATTGCCAGCATCCAGGGGCCGCCGACGACCTTCCTGCATCTTCTGGGGGTCGAGATGAGCGAGGGGGACCTCCAGCCGGGGAACGTCACGCTGCGGCTGACGCTCCGGCCGGAGCATTGCCGGACCGGGGGGATCCTGCATGGCGGGATCACGGCCACGCTGCTCGACTCCGCCTGCGGTCTCGCCGGAGCCTCGATGCTGCCGGAGACGCAGGATCTCGTGACGGGGCAGCTCAACATCAACTACGTCCGGACCGCCAAGGTCGGCGATACGCTGTTTGCCCGGGGGCACGTCGAGCATCGCGGCAAGCGGACGATGGTCTGCCGGGGCGAAATCCGGACGGCCGAAGGGCAGCTCGTCGGCCTAGCGACCGCGACGATGTTCATTCTCGACGGTCCCGTGCAGGGGTAG
- a CDS encoding alpha-amylase/4-alpha-glucanotransferase domain-containing protein, whose protein sequence is MSASIRLVLALHNHQPVGNFDGVIDAAYLDSYGPFLDLLEEFPEIPISLHTSGCLMEWLVARRPEYIERLRTFVRRGQIELLGGPFYEPILACIPRRDRVGQIQLYSRFLEQLFGVKVRGMWVPERVWEPSFAGDITEAGIEFTLVDDSHFKAAGLHEDKLHGYYLTEDEGRLLKIFPDSEKLRYTIPFAEVNETIDYLRALSENVSNAVAVFGDDGEKFGVWPGTREHVFEKGWLRSFFEELRENRDWLRTITLGQAVDEVPPLGRVYLPNASYREMTEWALDTDQQMAYRELVEQQEKEVNWVQLRQFVRAGFWRNFLVKYPESNEMYCRMREVSDRIARAGTDGTARPDLLAQAQTELFRGQCNCPYWHGAFGGLYLPHLRNAIYRHLIAADTLLEQVDGRTGRWVDITAEDYNLDARKEVRLASDRLVAYFAPARGGHLYELDLRSTQVNLLATLNRRPEPYHAKVIAAAEKQKQVQDGDILDLNDQVKFKQPDLDQKIQYDTWPRKSLVDHFLQPGLPLEDFQRGRGEIGSFVQGVYETRLRRSDTRVETVMTREGYMGEHIVRVTKTVGLDTTLGSLLDIEYVLEKLPVGERIHFAVEFNFAAMASGADDRYFYGSTGQQMGQLQTVHDLEEQDRIGLVDEWLGVDASLDLSQPGGIWTTPIQTVSQSEGGFELVHQSTAVIPHWNFVADESGRWSVRIRMTLDTSAAQARMLATAGV, encoded by the coding sequence ATGTCTGCTTCGATTCGTCTCGTCCTCGCTCTCCACAACCACCAGCCGGTCGGCAACTTCGACGGCGTCATCGACGCCGCCTACCTCGACAGCTACGGACCGTTCCTCGACCTCCTCGAGGAATTCCCCGAGATCCCGATCTCGCTGCATACGTCCGGCTGCCTGATGGAGTGGCTCGTCGCCCGCCGGCCCGAATACATCGAGCGGCTGCGGACCTTTGTCCGGCGGGGGCAGATCGAGCTCCTCGGCGGACCGTTCTACGAGCCGATCCTGGCCTGCATCCCCCGCCGCGACCGCGTCGGCCAGATCCAGCTCTACAGCCGCTTTCTGGAACAACTCTTTGGCGTGAAGGTCCGCGGGATGTGGGTCCCCGAGCGGGTCTGGGAACCGAGCTTCGCCGGCGACATCACCGAAGCGGGGATCGAGTTCACCCTCGTCGACGACTCCCACTTCAAGGCGGCCGGCCTCCACGAGGACAAGCTCCACGGCTACTACCTGACGGAGGACGAAGGCCGGCTCCTCAAGATCTTCCCGGACAGCGAGAAGCTCCGGTACACGATCCCCTTCGCCGAGGTGAACGAAACGATCGACTATCTCCGGGCCCTCTCGGAGAATGTCTCGAACGCCGTGGCGGTCTTCGGCGACGACGGCGAGAAGTTCGGCGTCTGGCCGGGAACGCGGGAACACGTCTTCGAGAAGGGCTGGCTGCGGTCCTTCTTCGAGGAGCTGCGGGAGAACCGCGACTGGCTCCGCACGATCACGCTCGGCCAGGCGGTCGACGAAGTTCCCCCCCTGGGCCGGGTCTACCTGCCGAACGCCAGCTACCGCGAGATGACGGAGTGGGCTCTCGATACCGACCAGCAGATGGCGTATCGGGAACTCGTCGAGCAGCAGGAGAAAGAGGTCAACTGGGTCCAGCTCCGGCAGTTCGTCCGGGCCGGGTTCTGGCGGAACTTCCTCGTCAAGTACCCCGAGAGCAACGAGATGTACTGCCGGATGCGGGAGGTGAGCGACCGCATCGCCCGCGCGGGGACCGACGGGACCGCCCGCCCGGACCTCCTGGCCCAGGCCCAGACCGAGCTCTTCCGCGGCCAGTGCAACTGCCCCTACTGGCACGGCGCGTTCGGCGGCCTGTACCTCCCCCACCTGCGGAACGCGATCTACCGCCACCTCATCGCGGCCGACACGCTCCTGGAGCAGGTCGACGGCCGGACCGGCCGTTGGGTCGACATCACCGCCGAGGACTACAACCTCGACGCCCGCAAGGAAGTCCGGCTGGCGAGCGACCGCCTCGTCGCCTACTTCGCCCCGGCCCGCGGCGGACACCTCTATGAGCTCGACCTCCGCTCCACGCAGGTCAACCTGCTGGCGACGCTCAACCGCCGCCCCGAGCCGTACCACGCCAAGGTGATCGCCGCCGCGGAAAAGCAGAAGCAGGTCCAGGACGGAGACATCCTCGACCTCAACGATCAGGTCAAGTTCAAGCAGCCCGACCTCGACCAGAAGATCCAGTACGACACCTGGCCCCGCAAGAGCCTCGTCGACCACTTCCTGCAGCCCGGCCTTCCGCTGGAGGACTTCCAGCGGGGCCGCGGCGAGATCGGAAGCTTCGTCCAGGGGGTCTATGAGACCCGTCTCCGCCGCTCGGACACGCGGGTCGAAACGGTCATGACCCGCGAAGGCTACATGGGCGAGCACATCGTCCGGGTGACCAAGACCGTCGGTCTCGACACGACGCTCGGGAGTCTGCTCGACATCGAGTACGTCCTCGAAAAGCTGCCGGTCGGCGAGCGGATCCACTTTGCGGTCGAGTTCAACTTCGCCGCGATGGCCTCGGGGGCGGACGACCGCTACTTCTACGGTTCGACCGGTCAGCAGATGGGCCAGCTCCAGACGGTCCACGACCTCGAGGAGCAGGACCGCATCGGCCTCGTCGACGAGTGGCTCGGCGTCGACGCCTCGCTCGACCTCTCGCAGCCGGGCGGAATCTGGACGACGCCGATCCAGACCGTCAGCCAGAGCGAAGGGGGCTTCGAACTCGTGCACCAGAGCACGGCGGTGATTCCGCACTGGAACTTCGTGGCGGACGAGTCAGGCCGCTGGAGCGTCCGGATCCGGATGACCCTCGACACCTCGGCTGCCCAGGCCCGCATGCTGGCGACGGCCGGCGTCTGA
- a CDS encoding HPF/RaiA family ribosome-associated protein, whose protein sequence is MLVQVSTDRHIAAHAGLVEEIQQTVTSALSRFSPQVTRVEVHLADENGEKEVGDDKRCLMEARIGGLKPYAVSFQAPAVMQAVNGTLDRLIEMLERQLGKVSEKKGRPSFGHVPG, encoded by the coding sequence ATGCTTGTTCAGGTCAGCACCGATCGTCACATCGCGGCCCATGCCGGACTCGTGGAAGAGATTCAGCAGACCGTGACCTCCGCACTCAGCCGGTTCTCGCCCCAGGTCACGCGCGTCGAGGTGCACCTCGCCGACGAGAATGGCGAGAAGGAGGTCGGAGACGACAAGCGGTGTCTCATGGAAGCCCGTATCGGCGGTTTGAAGCCCTACGCAGTTTCCTTCCAAGCCCCCGCGGTCATGCAGGCGGTGAACGGAACGCTGGACCGCCTGATCGAAATGCTGGAGCGACAGCTCGGCAAGGTGAGCGAGAAGAAGGGGCGTCCGTCGTTCGGCCACGTCCCCGGATAG